In Candidatus Aegiribacteria sp., the DNA window GGCACATGCGCGGGTGCGGTGCTGCTTTCATCGTCGATCAGTGAAATGGAACATGAAATCAAACAGGAGAGTCTCCGTCTGGCTGATGTAAAAGCAATTCGCAATTATTTCGGCAGACAAACCAGGAGTTTCATAGAAGATCTTTCCATCCAGGGTCTTGAAGCCACTTTTAGAGGGGTCTTCATCAGAGCTCCATTGCTTCAGCCGCTCTCAGAAAAAGTCAATGTACTCAGCAGAGTGGACGATGGTCCTGTACTGGTCAAACAGGATAACCTGTGGCTCTCATCATTTCATCCTGAGCTCACTTCCGATGACAGACTTCACAGACTTTTCCTTGAGAGATCTGGTCTGCTCAGCAGGGAGGAATAATGCCCATATACGAATACCTATGCAAGCAATGTAACACGATTTTCCAGTTCCTTGTCAGACACCCCTCAAAAGATACTCTGCCCATATGTCCGAAGTGCAACAATAAAAGCATGGAGCGAGTCATGAGTTCCTTCTCCTTTGGAAGCGGTCATTCTTCAACAGGCGATGGGCTGGAAGATGATCCATCACTTGCCGGACTTGATGAAGAAGATCCGAAAGCAATGGCAAAAGCAATCCGCCGAATGGCTGATGAACTCGGCGAAGATCTCGGTTCCGAAGTCAGCGAAGCGCTTTCACGGCTGGAAGCCGGAGAAGATCCGGAAAAGATCGAACGGGATCTTGAGGAATCAGGATTTGGAATGGACGATTCTGCTCCATCACATGACGGGGGACTCTACGAAGCCTGAAATTCAGTTAATAAAACTGTGCTCAGCTTAGAGTTAGAGGATTAGTTAAGTAAGTTATGCCCGGCTTAGTATGCGCCTTCTTTGAAGAATATTGCGGGAACCGTCAATATGAGAATTGAAAGATCCATCCAGATAGACCAATTATCAACATAATACAGATCGAGCTTCACCATTTCACTGAACCCGAGCCCGCTTCTGCCTGAAACCTGCCAGACACCTGTAATTCCAGGTGCAGTTTCCAGCCGTTTCAGGTGACGTTCAGAGTACTCTTCAACTTCTTCAGGCAAAGGCGGCCTTGGTCCTACCAGACTCATGTCTCCCATAATGACATTAAGTAACTGCGGCAGCTCATCTATGCTCCATTTTCTTATGAATCGGCCTGCTCTCGTAACTCTGGGATCATCTCTGATCTTGAAGAGAAGTCCACCGGCTTCGTTGGCTTCTTTCAGTTTATCCCTTTTCTGATGAGCGCCAATCTTCATGGATCTGAATTTGAACATTCTGAACTTTCTATTCATTCTTCCGAGACGTGTCTGAATATAGAAAACGGGTAAACCAGTATCGATAACAATAAACACAGCTGTCAGAAATCCAAGGGGAAGCAGCAGAATAGTCAGAGGAACTGTTATTATCAGATCAATTATCCTTTTAAGTAATATCCGGCTTCCGCTCAGCGGTGGCGGAACAGACTCGATCATGATAGTTCCACCCATGTGTACGACTCTTGTAGTAAGGCTGACCAGAGTAAATACATCTGCTACCAGCTTATATGGAACTCCTTCCTGTTCACAATTGTAGATCAGTGAAGCCATATTTTCCCGCGACAGTTCCGGGTCTGCTACGATCAGTTCCGAAACCCCATTCAACCGCATCCATTCAAACATCCGGCTGAATGATTCGAATATTTTCGCACCGCTTTCAGGAGATGTATCCCTCCCGCTTTCAGTGAGTACGAATCCTGCTATTTCATATGGAACCAGAGCTCTCTTCTCCATGAACTCAGCCAGTTCAACAGCAAGTGATCCTGAACCATAGACAGCTACTTTTATTCCTTTACCGCGACTGAGAGCGAACCTGCGAGCCAGTCGATGGAAAACACCATGCCAGATGGAAATCGCAATGGACGTTGCTGGAAATGCGAAAAGCAATACGAACCTTGAGAAAAGTAACTGCCTTGTGGCAAAGCTGAAAGCGAAAGTGATGATCACTGCCATGAATGATGAACGTAGAATCCAGGCCAGTTCTTCTACCTTGGCAAGTCCGTACTCTCTTCTGTAAACCCCGAAAGCCTGAAGCATGATAATTTCGATGACTCCCATGACTGTTCCGGAGATGACGTAGTGCCATAGATCAAGTCTGAAATCATCGGAAACTCTCAACAGATTCTGAAAGACATCGGAGAGGATGAAATGACGGAGCCAGTACCCTAGAAGGAAAACACCTATAACCAGCAGAAGATCCCCTAAAGGGAGGAGAAAAGATGATAATATCTTTCGCTGTTTCAAACGTCTCTTTCCTCCTTCAAAGCGGCTGAACAATATTTCACTGAAAAATCTAATCATACTGCGCTTGTGGAACCAGAGAACGTTTCCCGGAGGCGGAAGGATGAGCCCTCCGCCACATGTGATACTGCTGTTGTTAATCAGCTACAATGACACATCTCAGTGTCTCTGACTCAGCACCGGAAGAGATCCGGCACAGATACATACCCGGGTTCATGTCAGATGCTTTCCAGTTAATGGAATGGAGACCGGTCTGTTGTTCCTCATTCAAGAGCGTTTCGATCAGGCGGCCTGTCATGTCGTAGATAGTTACATTAACATAACCTGTTTCAGAAAGATCATAGGAGAAACTGATAGACTCTCTGAACGGATTCGGTGAGCAGGAGACACCCGAGACAGGCAAACCGCTCTCTGACTCGATACCGGTATTGGGAAATTCAAATTGATAAGTGTCTATGCCGGTGTTACCGTCGGCATCTGAGCCCGAAACACCTGCGGAATAGATTCCATTCACTGGAGGAGTGAAAGTACCCTCCCAGTCTGCGCCGCTTCCGGTCATTTCCACGAAAAGGACCGATTCATCGGGGCATACTATCCTCAACAGTGGAACACCATTCATCTTGATGTAATTCATGGCCTTTGGGTGGTGACGGCCATACTCGCCCTGTTCGTAAACCGCATGAACATTCATGTAGCTGTCAACAATACATTTGGGGTACCTGACATCGGTGCTGACAATGAAAGGAGTTTCCTGGACTATAGTAAGTTCATCATCAGTCATGGAAGCGCCGCCTCCGTCGAGGTTTCCGTTGATCTCCGTGTAGTAGACGGAATTAGAACCCTGAGTGCCCGTTCCCCAGACTATATGCAGATTGTTCTGCTCATCTATATCCATCATGGGCGACCAGACACCGCCCGAAGTAAGAAAACTCTCGTCTATGGACACAGTACAGTCCGGCAGAAGTTTCATGTATGCAAGCTTGCTGGAGTGCTGCCAGATAATATGGACGTTACCGTTAGTATCACAGGAGATTTGCGGTTTGCACAATTGATCGGATGCATTGTAACAGATGGATGCAGGAATCGACCAGGAACCTGAATCTCCGCCGTCGTCGGAATACACGTACTGGATATCGTGGAGACTTTCAGACCAGACAACGTAGATCCTGCCATCAGGGGCAATGTCCACGCGTGCTTCATTTGTCCAGGCATTGGCTCCCACGACAATGTTGAGACCGTTAATGAGCAGTGTACCGTCGGAATCCAGCTTGGTAAAAATGATGTTGGAGCCGCCGTTGGTATAGATCAGGTATGTGTTGTTGTCTGAATCGACCGCTCCTTCTCTGTCCAGGGTTGGCTGCTCTATATAGATGTTCGGATCAGGATTATTGACGATCAGAGGATTACTCTCAGGACCGTTCCAGTCGAGGAATGACTCGCTGATATCGCCGTTGTTCTCGAGGACGAACATATCATAATTGATAGACGGATTACTGTATTCGTAAAGTTTTACTGCTGCATAGATATTGTTCTCCGCATCGGTTGCGATACGAGTATTAAGCCACCAGTAGTCCCAGTTGGAGTTCGACCAGATGTCCTTCCCGGCAACCCATCCCGAGAACAGGTCCTCGTTTGATGCAACGTTGATGGTTACTTCGGTACCGTTTTCTGTGTGGCTTATCGTGAATGTCGGTGCCTTCTGATCAGGCGATACGGGAGGATAAATGAGAGATGCAGTACTATTCTCGGAAACATCGCAGGAACCGGTGAATTCATATAGAGCCGGATCACCCGAATGCGCAAACAACGGAATGGTCAAGACAAATATCAAAGTTAAATAGATCCTTGTTCGCTTTGCTGACAATTCAGCACCGCCTTTCTGTTTACTGCCTGATTACTGAACTGCGGGAATCTTCCAACTGATACTCATACGAAAAATCC includes these proteins:
- the pdxT gene encoding pyridoxal 5'-phosphate synthase glutaminase subunit PdxT, translated to MQSVGVLALQGGVAEHAAILRNLSFNVIEIRTPDALDSISALFLPGGESTTLLFLMKRWGLTEPIQRMGENGFPIFGTCAGAVLLSSSISEMEHEIKQESLRLADVKAIRNYFGRQTRSFIEDLSIQGLEATFRGVFIRAPLLQPLSEKVNVLSRVDDGPVLVKQDNLWLSSFHPELTSDDRLHRLFLERSGLLSREE
- a CDS encoding T9SS type A sorting domain-containing protein: MIFVLTIPLFAHSGDPALYEFTGSCDVSENSTASLIYPPVSPDQKAPTFTISHTENGTEVTINVASNEDLFSGWVAGKDIWSNSNWDYWWLNTRIATDAENNIYAAVKLYEYSNPSINYDMFVLENNGDISESFLDWNGPESNPLIVNNPDPNIYIEQPTLDREGAVDSDNNTYLIYTNGGSNIIFTKLDSDGTLLINGLNIVVGANAWTNEARVDIAPDGRIYVVWSESLHDIQYVYSDDGGDSGSWSIPASICYNASDQLCKPQISCDTNGNVHIIWQHSSKLAYMKLLPDCTVSIDESFLTSGGVWSPMMDIDEQNNLHIVWGTGTQGSNSVYYTEINGNLDGGGASMTDDELTIVQETPFIVSTDVRYPKCIVDSYMNVHAVYEQGEYGRHHPKAMNYIKMNGVPLLRIVCPDESVLFVEMTGSGADWEGTFTPPVNGIYSAGVSGSDADGNTGIDTYQFEFPNTGIESESGLPVSGVSCSPNPFRESISFSYDLSETGYVNVTIYDMTGRLIETLLNEEQQTGLHSINWKASDMNPGMYLCRISSGAESETLRCVIVAD
- a CDS encoding sugar transferase; translated protein: MKQRKILSSFLLPLGDLLLVIGVFLLGYWLRHFILSDVFQNLLRVSDDFRLDLWHYVISGTVMGVIEIIMLQAFGVYRREYGLAKVEELAWILRSSFMAVIITFAFSFATRQLLFSRFVLLFAFPATSIAISIWHGVFHRLARRFALSRGKGIKVAVYGSGSLAVELAEFMEKRALVPYEIAGFVLTESGRDTSPESGAKIFESFSRMFEWMRLNGVSELIVADPELSRENMASLIYNCEQEGVPYKLVADVFTLVSLTTRVVHMGGTIMIESVPPPLSGSRILLKRIIDLIITVPLTILLLPLGFLTAVFIVIDTGLPVFYIQTRLGRMNRKFRMFKFRSMKIGAHQKRDKLKEANEAGGLLFKIRDDPRVTRAGRFIRKWSIDELPQLLNVIMGDMSLVGPRPPLPEEVEEYSERHLKRLETAPGITGVWQVSGRSGLGFSEMVKLDLYYVDNWSIWMDLSILILTVPAIFFKEGAY
- a CDS encoding zinc ribbon domain-containing protein — encoded protein: MPIYEYLCKQCNTIFQFLVRHPSKDTLPICPKCNNKSMERVMSSFSFGSGHSSTGDGLEDDPSLAGLDEEDPKAMAKAIRRMADELGEDLGSEVSEALSRLEAGEDPEKIERDLEESGFGMDDSAPSHDGGLYEA